Genomic DNA from Gimesia aquarii:
AATCATCTTTCTGGCAGCGCCCTACTTTGTCGCCAAAACGGGAGAGGGCCATTTCACATCGATCACTCAAATTGCCTGGTTCCCTTGGATTTTTTATGGCTATGAACTTTTGATCGAAGGTCGCAAAAAAGCACCTGCTGTCATGGCTATTTTTATCGCTCTTGCTTTTTTCTGCGGACATGTTCAAGAAGTTTACTACCTGCTTCTCTTTTTGACAGCTTCCATCGTGATCGAATCTGTAATCGCTTTCTTTCAGAAAAATAGGAAAGTCGATTCTGATCAACTCGTTCATGATCAAATCAAACCTGAGAAGAGTAGTATTTCCTATTCAGCCGGTAGCTTACTCAAGAGTTGGCTAATCACCGGAATTTTAACAGTCGGGCTGGTCGCCATTGATCTGGTACCAGTTTATATTTACACCCAGCAAGCGGTCAGAGCCAGTGGTATTGATGCCATAGCGTTGAAAAGCGGGAGTCTTTCCCTTCCAAGCTTGTTACAGTTACTGGATCCCTTTGTATGGGGAGGACCAGATCACTACAGGGGGCCAGGTGGATATTATTGGGAAGCGGTTTGTTATTTTGGTTGTCTGCCTTTGTTACTCGCGTGCGTAGGAATATTGACTTCGATCCGAAACCGAACTGTTCTTCGATTGTTTTTGATTGGTTTGACTTCGTTCTTGTTGGCATTCGGCCCTCATTTGCCATTCTATACATTGCTATATGACATCGTTCCCGGATTTTCCATGTTCCGAATGCCTGCGCGGTTACTGTGGATCTGCTCGCTAATCATTGCCTTGCTGGCAGGTTTTGGCTGTGAATCAATTATGTCGTTATCCCTTAATACTGTTAAAAAGAGATACAGAATTCTCTCTTTAATTGGCTTGGTCACCACCTCACTTCTCTTATTCTATCTGAATTATTCATCGCAAGGTGTCATTTCTTTTGAAGTTGCCCCTCAACAAGTATTTAAGATACAACTCATCTCATTTTTCGTTGCTGTTCTAACGCTTTCAATCGCAGTTTTTTCAGGATCTTTCTCACATAAATCAGCCATCTGTGGATCTCTATTGCTTTGTGTTGTTGCTACAGGTGAACTTACTCTCCATAGCAATCATATTTTAAGAACAATTCCACAATCATCGTTTCGAGCAGAAACAAAAATCACGAAGTTCTTGAAAGCAAATCTGGGACAACACAGAGTCCTCGTCGGCCAAAAGCTATTGAGTGATCGAGAAGCATGGGATAACCAGATACTCAAAGTTCAAGGATATGAACCAGTACCTCTTGTACGTCTTGGGTTGTTGGCGGCGGCGGCCTTTTCTCAACCGGATGCTGCACTGATGATGGCGGGATATAGTAAGCCACAACTTTCTACAGCTCGCAAACCAATCTTAGATCTCATGAGCGTGAAATACGCTGTTTTGGAAACTGAGAAATCTATTGAAATCGATGGCTGGAAAGTCGTGGATCAAGGATCCATCCCTGAGGAGTTTGCTTTGCGAGATTCCGAACCAGCCACATTACCGTACCTCATTCTCGAAAACGTGAATCCATTACCAAGAGCATATTTAATTGGAAATACCGAAACCTTAAATCCCAATGAACCAAGTAAACAAATCGTCGAAACCATCACAAAACTACAGCCGAAGAATGAAGTATTCCTGCAAGCTGATATCCTGCCCCAAGTCAAACGACAATCCTATAAAGCAGCTACGATTAAGAGTGCAAGCCCTGATCACCTGGAAATACAGGCTGAATTAGGTGCACCAGGCTATCTGATTCTCTCCGACATTTATTACCCGGGCTGGTCTGCACATGTCAAAGAAAAAACAATTCCGGTTTTGCCTGCAAATTTTTCATTGCGAGCGATTCCTCTTCCAGCCGGTATTCATGTGGTTCAGCTCTCATTCACTCCGCCAGGATTCAAGATTGGTCGCGTCATTTCGCTGACCACTCTCGCTGTGATACTCATCTTATTGCTGATGTCTTCACGTTCGTCCAAAGAGGTTAAGCCGAACTAATGCTGTTAGTCTTTGAGAAATCATCAGAACAAATATGATAAAAGTTGTGTTACTGCAAACATGGTTTCTTTGACTAGTTGGACTGATTTGCCTGCTTCTTTTTTTTCTGTTGTCGATAGTACTCTTTAACTTGTGCCTCGGTAGGAAGATTTCCAACTCCTGCAAATCTCCCGATAGGGCGCTCAATTTTATGAACCAGATATCTCCCTGAACGAAAAACAACGGGATGCGACCAGGGATAAGCACCTTTCAGACTGACGGGATAATCTGTAGGTGTCGTTTGTTTTGGGTCAGGTGATACAGCTAAAGCCATTTGTCGATTAAAACCGCTATCGATCAGATCAGTGACAACATATTTCTGTTGGCTTTCATTCACGGCCTTATAAAGTTCGTTGCGATGATTAGGGCAAAAAATCAA
This window encodes:
- a CDS encoding YfhO family protein; translated protein: MNSKLFQNAIAALVLALISGLCFQTLFINPSDVLVGSQDNGHNDTTNTFIALKNYQKDSIERQQHIPYWNPYSLLGVPVLGNPQTSLFYPGNWIFFFTNALSTMSWVLIFHHWWAGWGTYLLTRKYQLNFFSSLLSGIIFLAAPYFVAKTGEGHFTSITQIAWFPWIFYGYELLIEGRKKAPAVMAIFIALAFFCGHVQEVYYLLLFLTASIVIESVIAFFQKNRKVDSDQLVHDQIKPEKSSISYSAGSLLKSWLITGILTVGLVAIDLVPVYIYTQQAVRASGIDAIALKSGSLSLPSLLQLLDPFVWGGPDHYRGPGGYYWEAVCYFGCLPLLLACVGILTSIRNRTVLRLFLIGLTSFLLAFGPHLPFYTLLYDIVPGFSMFRMPARLLWICSLIIALLAGFGCESIMSLSLNTVKKRYRILSLIGLVTTSLLLFYLNYSSQGVISFEVAPQQVFKIQLISFFVAVLTLSIAVFSGSFSHKSAICGSLLLCVVATGELTLHSNHILRTIPQSSFRAETKITKFLKANLGQHRVLVGQKLLSDREAWDNQILKVQGYEPVPLVRLGLLAAAAFSQPDAALMMAGYSKPQLSTARKPILDLMSVKYAVLETEKSIEIDGWKVVDQGSIPEEFALRDSEPATLPYLILENVNPLPRAYLIGNTETLNPNEPSKQIVETITKLQPKNEVFLQADILPQVKRQSYKAATIKSASPDHLEIQAELGAPGYLILSDIYYPGWSAHVKEKTIPVLPANFSLRAIPLPAGIHVVQLSFTPPGFKIGRVISLTTLAVILILLLMSSRSSKEVKPN